The Solanum lycopersicum chromosome 2, SLM_r2.1 DNA window GCTGGATGTCATATATTAGACCAGGATCATTTGCTCTTGATGGATTGACATGTCCTGCTCCAATTGCAAAGATGTTAGCTGGTAAATGTCTTTCATCCTCGATTGGATTATTGCCGAGATTAACTAGACCAGCAGTTGTCATAATCGCGGACTTAATAGCAGCAGGAGACCAATCTGGATGAGCGCTTTTAAGCAAAGCTGCAACTCCAGCAAGGTGAGGACAAGCCATGGATGTGCCAGAGATCATGTTAAATGTCAAGTTTGTATGAGTATTGTTTTCTATGGAGGTCGGCCAAGCTGCAAGGATATTGAATCCCGGGCCAATAATATCTGGTTTTAATATGCCTGGACTTGTTCTGCTTGGCCCTCTGGACGAAAAGAAAGCAACTGAAGGAGCATGTTTATTTCCAATTACAGTGCCCTTAAATAAAATACTGGCCATAGGGGTTGATGTCGAGTTTATATATGCTATGAGATCTTGTGCATCAGCATAGCTGATGCGTGTTGCTGGAAGAACATAATCGTGTGCAGGTATAGTGTAACCTTCAATATCTTCGTTCATTAGAATCATGCCAGCAGCACCAGCATCTTTCACAGGCTGTCCTTTCGCAATTGCTGTTGCGCCACCCGCTCCACACAACACTAATTTGCCTTCAACATTTGTAAGTGATTCTGGGCTACAAGCAAAAGCACCATAATAAGTGCTGTTCAATGCTGGGTAGACGATTGGTAGTAATGTTGGAGGGAAATCATTTGGTTGAGAAGTTGATTCACCGTCATATTCTACGCCGTTTCCAAGTGCCACGGTTGCCTTTATTTGTCTATCTATCGTGCTAGCACCAACAGTGAGAATCCAAGGGGCTTCATTAGATAAGGTAGCATTACCTGGACCCTCATTTCCAGCTGAGCAACTTACGAAAATTCCCTTTGCCATAGAACTAAATGCACCAAGTGCAACATTGTCATCCCAAAAAGGAGTAGAAAGTCCACCAATAGAAATGGATATGACATCAACACCATCTTCAATTGCAGCATCCATCGCGGCTAACATGTCACTTTCTGAGCACAGGCCACTTGGATTGCAAACTCTGTACATAGCCAAGTGAGCACGGGGTGCAATGCCAGCCGCTGTGCCATTAGCATTGCCAAACACATTCGCTCCATCAACGAAATTTCCAGCAGCCGTACTTGAAGTATGTGTACCATGCCCATTTTCATCTAAAGGCGTCCCATCTTCAACACTCAAAAAGTCTCTTGCTCCAATGAGCTTGTTGTTACACGCTGTGAAGTTAAACTCGCACTTCCCCTTCCACTTAGCAGGAGGAGGAGGCATTCCTTCATCATCAAACGAAGGATGTTCCGGATAAATTCCAGTATCCAACAGACCAATAATCACACCTTCACCATAGTTAGACGTATTCCAGAAGCCTAAATTCTGGTGCAATCCTAAGAAGCTAGCACTGTGAGTTGTTTGTACTCGTAATACCCTTTGAGGTCTTATGGAAATAAAGCCATCTTTCGTTTCCAGTCCCTTCACTTCATCTGGTGATAATCTAGCCGCAAAACCATTGAAGATATTCCGATAGGAATATATTACACGCGAGGACACATCAGAAAATAATGAATACTGGTGGTAGTCATGTAAATTATCAGATGACTCAACGCGAACAATATAGATTTCTGAATTGCTCTGCTGAGAAAGATGATCAGCAGCTAATATGAACGATAAATGAGAACTTACAACGAACAAGAGCGTAATCAGGAAAGCCATCAACGCCATGTGTTTGAAATGGAGTAAAAACTCCTCTGTAGAACTttgttatatatagtttttttcaGCTGATATAACTATGTcctactttaattttattagtcATGAACTTATTTATAGAACATTGGTAACTTCGGTAGCTTTGGGTTACAACTCATCTTCTCATTGCATAGAAATAAAAGTTTCCTAGTTAATAACAATCTAAGCCTTGttttaaagtttataaaagTATATACTTGTATTAGTTTTATTTAAAGATGATTACTACATCTATTTTATGCACAGAGTAACAACTATGGAATATAATTCATTTCTGCAGAATCTGATATTTACAAATTACAGCTACAGTGTCAtgcaaattttgaaataaaaaatttcaatgggTAGATAAATCTATTgaattactaaaatatcctttACAAGTTGATcaatcattttattcttttattaaaagtaatcATAACTCAACTTAATTGAAAAGACTTTTCATCTCTCTATCTATGTATAATATACACATACATTTTATTCAAcatttaaatgataaatattaaagttTTCTTTAATACCCAAAGAGTTACAAATTTGAGAAGTCAtatgtaataatttaattagcaTACAACAATTTTTGACGTGGATATCCAAACAGATAAAAGAGTCCATAAAacctatttttgtttttgtgtcctgaacttcaaaacctttttctttctccaaaagaaataatattagaaaGCATCTGATGACATGTTGTTCAATAACAGGAAGAAGGCTTTTGTTTGATCTTTTTCAATGTTGTTAGAACATCAGTCATGCTCACCCTTTCAACTGGAATACTAATTGTGCAATTCATGGCTAACTCCATAATGGATGACACACATTGCAGCTTTTTTGACTTGAGTTTTGTTCATGATCTACTGTTAGTAAGTCAGCATCTATGATTTGATCCAATTCATCAGGAAGGAAGTGAATTATGCACCCAgcttctcaaattcaaatctccTGCCAACTTTTCATCCCTGGGTTTCTTCTTGGTAAAAGTTTCCAACAGGATGATGCCAAAACTATAAACGTCAGACCTCTTGGATATAAGGCCTTCCAGACCCTactctaaaaagaaaaaaggaaataagTCAACATTTTTAATCCACTAAACCATAACATTTTTACTAGTTAAATAAAGAATTCACCTGGAGCAATGTAACCAATTGTCGCAAAGGTTGTAGTGTGAGCAATAGATTCTTCCTTTATTAAAA harbors:
- the LOC109118719 gene encoding subtilisin-like protease; the encoded protein is MALMAFLITLLFVVSSHLSFILAADHLSQQSNSEIYIVRVESSDNLHDYHQYSLFSDVSSRVIYSYRNIFNGFAARLSPDEVKGLETKDGFISIRPQRVLRVQTTHSASFLGLHQNLGFWNTSNYGEGVIIGLLDTGIYPEHPSFDDEGMPPPPAKWKGKCEFNFTACNNKLIGARDFLSVEDGTPLDENGHGTHTSSTAAGNFVDGANVFGNANGTAAGIAPRAHLAMYRVCNPSGLCSESDMLAAMDAAIEDGVDVISISIGGLSTPFWDDNVALGAFSSMAKGIFVSCSAGNEGPGNATLSNEAPWILTVGASTIDRQIKATVALGNGVEYDGESTSQPNDFPPTLLPIVYPALNSTYYGAFACSPESLTNVEGKLVLCGAGGATAIAKGQPVKDAGAAGMILMNEDIEGYTIPAHDYVLPATRISYADAQDLIAYINSTSTPMASILFKGTVIGNKHAPSVAFFSSRGPSRTSPGILKPDIIGPGFNILAAWPTSIENNTHTNLTFNMISGTSMACPHLAGVAALLKSAHPDWSPAAIKSAIMTTAGLVNLGNNPIEDERHLPANIFAIGAGHVNPSRANDPGLIYDIQPHDYVPYLCGLNYTDQQVSAILQKKVNCTISIPEAELNYPSFSIKLGSETQEYTRAVTNVGEASSTYTVEISPPEGVEITVSPTSLHFSEVKERITYQVTFKRSASSTVSNANFVQGYLKWSSDKHSVQNPIVVILE